Within the Thermosynechococcus sichuanensis E542 genome, the region TGGCGCCTCTGGGACGGCGAATGGTATCGCCAGCACACCCATCCTGACGGGATTCGCTTTGAAATTCACGATGCCCTCGATCGCCTCTACACCCAAGGCTACCGCGCCACCAAAGTCATTATTGCCGAACGCTATCGGGATCTCTTTTGTGCCTACCTCGAACGTAGTACCCCTTGGCGAGGCCCCACGGATCCGCAAATGCTACGCCTCTTTGGTCTGCCCGTTGAGTTTAGTCCCCCCGCTAGCCAAGAGGAGCGCTGGGATGTGATTAACTTTGATCTCGAAAAAGAACCCGGCGCCCCCATTCGCCCCCCCTATTTTCGGATGTTTGACTAGTGATGCTCACTCTCGCCGACTGTGGCGAACTGGAATTGATTGCTCGCCTGCGTCCCTACTGCCACAGGGAATTGATTGGCGATGATGCAGCGGTTCTGTCACTACCCCCCGCTGAACAACTTGTTGTCAGTACCGATGTGCTGGTTGAGGGGGTGCACTTTAGTTTAGGCATGACCGGT harbors:
- a CDS encoding TIGR02652 family protein; this encodes MISSGSHYPIFGPEIRCPHCRQVIPALTLTDTYLCPRHGPFEADAKTGELMHLQSGRIWRLWDGEWYRQHTHPDGIRFEIHDALDRLYTQGYRATKVIIAERYRDLFCAYLERSTPWRGPTDPQMLRLFGLPVEFSPPASQEERWDVINFDLEKEPGAPIRPPYFRMFD